The following proteins are co-located in the Deinococcus metallilatus genome:
- the mutS gene encoding DNA mismatch repair protein MutS, with protein MPVGVPQSVLKGTGSGVLPPMLEQYVALRDAHPEFLLLFQVGDFYETFGEDAERTARLLGIALTHKSSKDFSTPMAGVPVRALDSNVERLLAAGVRVAVADQIEEPGGGLVERKVTQLLTPGTVTEERHLTADENYLGAVATGDGYALALLDVSTGEFRCAAFHTRTALYDELARHRAREVLLAPELAGNAALLADFQARFPVMLSPANFDEEGARRELKTVLSEVPGSLGSAALVRACGAVLGYARLTQQGRLEMVRRVVRFEPGAHMRLPDAAVRALEVFTPQSPQGVTLMDVLNETRTAGGRRRLRAWLRAPLLDELSIRSRLDAVETLTRVPDLRGAVRALLYRAHDLERLAARVATRRASPREVASLARTLDLLPDAVNLLGDQDGLLAGIRARLGALPDVVTLIRAALVDDPPLRVGEGGLIRDGFHAELDGLRSEALGHRAWLADLETSERARTGIGSLKVGFNNVFGYYLEVNGPHLGKVPADYRQIATLKDRARFTRSDLREREREIARLEAAAQRLELEVFTELRDGLSAHAEALAEAAGALAELDVLAALAEIAVACGWVRPQTVTGAARLVQARHPVVERATGGRFVPNDADLGPHRHTLLLTGPNMAGKSTYLRTVALCALLHQVGAFVPADHAELPIYDAIHTRIGASDDLAGGRSTFMVEMSELAAILHGVTHRSLVILDEVGRGTSTLDGLAIAQAALEHLHAAGAHTLFATHYFELTRLEADHPGLVNLHVAAEEDEANGLTFYHQVIPGAARQSYGVEVARLAGLPAPVTTRAAGLLTALNAGGDDRKLLRELAALDLSRLTPLQALEVLHRWQREAGKEEV; from the coding sequence TGGGTGTACCGCAGAGCGTGCTCAAGGGGACGGGGTCGGGGGTGCTGCCGCCGATGCTCGAACAGTACGTGGCCCTGCGCGACGCCCACCCCGAGTTTCTGCTTCTTTTTCAGGTCGGTGACTTCTACGAAACCTTCGGTGAGGACGCCGAACGCACCGCCCGGTTGCTGGGCATCGCCCTGACGCACAAGAGCAGCAAGGATTTCTCGACGCCGATGGCGGGCGTGCCGGTGCGGGCGCTCGACAGCAACGTGGAGCGCCTGCTGGCGGCGGGCGTGCGGGTGGCCGTCGCGGACCAGATCGAGGAGCCGGGCGGCGGCCTGGTCGAGCGCAAGGTGACGCAACTGCTCACGCCCGGCACGGTGACCGAGGAGCGCCACCTCACCGCCGACGAGAACTACCTGGGCGCGGTGGCGACCGGGGACGGCTACGCGCTGGCGCTGCTGGACGTGAGTACCGGCGAGTTCCGCTGCGCGGCCTTCCACACCCGCACGGCCCTCTACGACGAACTGGCGCGGCACCGGGCGCGCGAAGTGCTGCTCGCGCCGGAACTGGCCGGAAACGCCGCGCTGCTGGCCGATTTCCAGGCCCGCTTCCCGGTGATGCTCTCACCCGCCAATTTCGACGAGGAGGGGGCGCGCCGGGAGTTGAAGACCGTGCTGAGCGAGGTGCCGGGGTCGCTGGGCAGCGCGGCGCTGGTGCGGGCGTGCGGCGCGGTGCTGGGCTACGCCCGCCTCACGCAGCAGGGACGGCTGGAGATGGTCCGGCGGGTGGTGCGCTTCGAGCCGGGGGCACATATGCGCCTGCCCGACGCGGCGGTGCGCGCCCTGGAAGTCTTCACGCCCCAGTCCCCCCAGGGCGTGACCCTGATGGACGTGCTGAACGAGACGCGCACGGCGGGCGGACGGCGGCGGCTGCGGGCCTGGCTGCGCGCGCCGCTGCTGGACGAACTCAGCATCCGTTCCAGGCTGGACGCGGTGGAAACCCTGACCCGCGTCCCCGACCTGAGAGGGGCGGTGCGGGCGCTGCTCTACCGCGCCCACGACCTCGAACGCCTCGCCGCGCGGGTGGCGACCCGCCGCGCCTCCCCGCGCGAGGTGGCGTCCCTGGCCCGGACCCTCGACCTGCTGCCTGACGCCGTGAACCTGCTGGGCGACCAGGACGGCCTGCTGGCGGGTATCCGCGCCCGCCTGGGCGCTCTCCCCGATGTGGTCACGCTGATCCGCGCCGCTTTGGTGGACGACCCGCCCCTCCGCGTGGGCGAGGGTGGCCTGATCCGCGACGGCTTCCACGCCGAACTGGACGGCCTGCGCTCCGAGGCGCTGGGACACCGCGCCTGGCTGGCGGACCTGGAAACCAGCGAGCGTGCCCGGACCGGCATCGGCAGCCTGAAGGTGGGCTTCAACAACGTCTTCGGGTATTACCTGGAAGTCAACGGGCCTCATCTGGGCAAGGTCCCCGCCGACTACCGCCAGATCGCCACTCTCAAGGACCGCGCCCGCTTCACCCGCAGTGATTTGCGCGAGCGCGAGCGCGAGATCGCCCGCCTGGAGGCGGCAGCGCAGCGCCTGGAACTGGAAGTCTTCACCGAACTGCGCGACGGCCTGAGTGCGCACGCCGAAGCCCTGGCGGAAGCGGCGGGTGCGCTGGCCGAACTGGACGTGCTGGCGGCGCTGGCCGAAATCGCCGTGGCGTGCGGCTGGGTCCGGCCCCAGACGGTGACGGGCGCGGCGCGGCTGGTGCAGGCCCGTCACCCCGTCGTCGAGCGCGCGACGGGCGGCCGTTTCGTCCCCAATGACGCTGACCTCGGCCCGCACCGGCATACCCTGCTCCTGACCGGGCCGAACATGGCGGGCAAGAGCACCTACCTCCGCACGGTGGCCCTCTGCGCTCTGCTGCATCAGGTCGGCGCCTTCGTCCCCGCCGACCACGCCGAACTGCCCATCTACGACGCCATCCACACCCGCATCGGCGCTTCGGACGACCTCGCGGGGGGTCGCTCCACCTTCATGGTGGAGATGAGTGAACTCGCGGCCATTCTGCACGGCGTGACCCACCGCAGCCTGGTCATTCTGGACGAGGTGGGGCGCGGCACCTCCACCCTCGACGGCCTCGCCATCGCGCAGGCGGCGCTGGAACACCTGCACGCGGCGGGCGCGCACACCCTCTTTGCCACCCATTACTTCGAACTCACCCGCCTGGAAGCCGACCACCCCGGCCTCGTCAACCTCCACGTCGCCGCCGAGGAGGACGAGGCGAACGGCCTCACCTTCTACCATCAGGTGATCCCCGGCGCGGCCCGCCAGAGCTACGGCGTGGAGGTCGCGCGCCTCGCCGGACTGCCCGCTCCCGTCACCACCCGTGCGGCTGGGTTACTGACCGCCCTCAACGCTGGGGGCGACGACCGCAAGCTGCTGCGTGAACTTGCCGCCCTGGATTTGAGCCGCCTCACGCCGCTTCAGGCGCTGGAAGTGCTGCACAGATGGCAGCGTGAAGCGGGAAAGGAGGAGGTCTAA